From a single Salvelinus sp. IW2-2015 unplaced genomic scaffold, ASM291031v2 Un_scaffold5883, whole genome shotgun sequence genomic region:
- the LOC112078574 gene encoding uncharacterized transmembrane protein DDB_G0289901-like — protein MGSGGVSGGLQEGFRWGSGGASGGVSGGVQEGFQEGLQESEEFSGAWRGFRRVSGGASGGAAWRGLGGVSGGAVRRFRRRGSGGVSGVQEEALTVSGRVSGRGSGGFREGFQKGFRRGSGGVQKGLQEGLRWGSGGFQEGFQKGLQEGFRRGFRRASERVSGVRRGFRRGFRRGFEEVSGGASGGVSGGVQEGFRSVQEGVSGFRRFRRVSGGVSEGFGVGFRWGFRRVLRWGSGGFSGVVFRRVSGGVSEGASGSGGVSGGPEGLQEVSWSRLQEGFAGGISERVSGGLRQGFRGVSVGFQEGLQDGSVGFRRGSGGFRWGSEGVSGGVFRRGFRRAAGGVQEFQVVQEGFRRGSGGSGGFRRAFRVEVGSGSLEVSGGFQEGFQEGFRQSGGVSGVRWAFRRVSSEGSMRGWLEGFRRGSGGTSGGVGGFQEARFRRASGGFQERLQEGFSWGFRRGFGGAAGGVQEGFRRVSGGFQEGFRWVSGGASGGVSGGVSVRIRRVSGGFRWFQEGFRSQEEFRSPEGFRRVSGGLSGGAAGGV, from the exons ATGGGTTCAGGTGGGGTTTCAGGAGGGCTTCAGGAGGGGTTCAGGTGGGGTTCAGGAGGGGCTTCCGGTGGGGTTTCAGGAGGGGTTCAGGAGGGGTTTCAGGAGGGGCTTCAGGAGTCAGAGGAGTTTTCAGGAGCCTGGAGGGGCTTCAGGAGGGTTTCGGGAGGGGCTTCAGGAGGGGCTGCCTGGAGGGGTTTAGGAGGGGTTTCAGGAGGGGCTGTCAGGAGGTTCAGGAGAAGGGGTTCAGGAGGGGTTTCAGGTGTTCAGGAGGAGGCTCTCACGGTATCGGGAAGGGTTTCAGG GAGGGGTTCAGGAGGGTTTCGGGAGGGATTTCAGAAGGGGTTCAGGAGGGGTTCAGGAGGGGTTCAGAAAGGGCTTCAGGAGGGGCTTAGGTGGGGTTCAGGAGGGTTTCAGGAGGGGTTTCAGAAAGGGCTTCAGGAGGGGTTCAGGAGGGGTTTCAGGAGGGCTTCAGAAAGGGTTTCAGGAGTCAGGAGGGGTTTCAGGAGAGGCTTCAGGAGGGGCTTCGAGGAGGTTTCAGGAGGGGCTTCCGGTGGGGTTTCAGGAGGGGTTCAGGAGGGTTTCAGGAGTGTTCAGGAGGGGGTCAGTGGGTTCAGGAGGTTCAGGAGGGTTTCAGGAGGGGTTTCAGAGGGTTTCGGAGTGGGGTTCAGGTGGGGTTTCAGGAGGGTGCTTCGGTGGGGTTCAGGTGGGTTTTCAGGAGTAGTTTTCAGGAGGGTTTCAGGAGGGGTTTCAGAGGGGGCTTCAGGGTCAGGAGGAGTTTCAGGAGGTCCAGAGGGGCTTCAGGAGGTTTCGTGGAGTCGTCTTCAGGAGGGGTTTGCAGGGGGAATTTCAGAGAGGGTTTCAGGAGGGCTTCGGCAGGGGTTCAGAGGGGTTTCAGTGGGGTTTCAGGAGGGGCTTCAAGATGGGTCGGTGGGTTTCAGGAGGGGTTCAGGAGGGTTCAGATGGGGTTCAGAGGGTGTTTCAGGTGGGGTTTTCAGGAGGGGCTTCAGGAGGGCTGCTGGAGGGGTTCAGGAGTTTCAGGTGGTTCAGGAGGGGTTCAGGAGGGGTTCAGGGGGTTCAGGGGGGTTCAGGAGGGCGTTTAGAGTGGAGGTGGGTTCAGGGAGTCTGGAGGTTTCAGGAGGGTTTCAGGAGGGGTTTCAGGAGGGCTTCAGGCAGTCAGGAGGAGTTTCAGGAGTCCGATGGGCGTTCAGGAGGGTTTCTTCGGAGGGCTCGATGAGGGGCTGGCTGGAGGGGTTTAGGAGGGGTTCAGGAGGGACTTCAGGAGGGGTAGGAGGGTTTCAGGAAGCAAGGTTCAGGAGGGCTTCAGGAGGGTTTCAGGAGAGGCTTCAGGAGGGGTTCAGTTGGGGTTTCAGGAGGGGCTTCGGAGGGGCTGCTGGAGGGGTTCAGGAGGGTTTCAGGAGGGTTTCAGGAGGGTTTCAGGAGGGATTCAGGTGGGTTTCAGGAGGGGCTTCAGGAGGGGTTTCAGGAGGGGTTTCAGTGAGGATCAGGAGGGTTTCAGGAGGGTTCAGGTGGTTTCAGGAGGGCTTCAGGAGTCAGGAGGAATTCAGGAGTCCGGAGGGCTTCAGGAGGGTTTCGGGAGGGCTTTCAGGAGGGGCTGCTGGAGGGGTTTAG
- the LOC139026802 gene encoding uncharacterized protein yields the protein MSQGGFRSQRVSGGVSGVRRGFRSGFRRGFQEGFRSGFGRFQKGFRSGVRRGSEGFQEGASGGVVGVQRGSERASGGVQEGFRRGFKKGFRSQEGFQEACSGASEKGVRRGSGGFRRGSEGFQSGSGGVQVGFQEGFRRVSEGFPQEGFRRGSGGVFRRGFGGGFQEGLQSPVEEFRSPEGLQGVSRGAQEGLLEGLGGVSGGASGGVQEGFRRVSGGASGGFQEGFRRGFSGGFKEGLQRGCWRVHGRGLQEGFSEGFRQGSGGVSGGASGGFQEGSGEFQGVSGGFRWCSGGLQESGCGFRSRGASGGVSGVYFSGGVQEGFRRGFRSQEEFQESGGLQEGFQAVVSWRGSGGFSGGFREGFQEGFRRGFG from the exons ATGAGTCAGGGGGGTTTCAGGAGTCAGAGGGTTTCAGGAGGGGTTTCAGGAGTCAGGAGGGGTTTCAGGAGTGGATTCAGGAGGGGTTTTCAGGAGGGGTTCAGGAGCGGTTTCGGGAGATTTCAGAAGGGCttcaggtcaggggtcaggaggGGTTCAGAAGGCTTTCAGGAGGGGGCTTCAGGTGGGGTTGTAGGGGTTCAGAGGGGTTCAGAAAGGGCTTCAGGAGGGGTTCAGGAGGGGTTTCGGAGGGGCTTCAAAAAGGGTTTCAGGAGTCAGGAGGGGTTTCAGGAGGCTTGCAGCGGGGCTTCAGAGAAGGGTGTCAGGAGGGGCTCCGGTGGTTTCAGGAGGGGTTCAGAGGGGTTTCAGAGTGGTTCAGGAGGGGTTCAGGTGGGGTTTCAGGAGGGCTTCAGGAGGGTTTCAGAGGGGTTTCCTCAGGAGGGTTTCAGGAGGGGTTCAGGTGGGGTTTTCAGGAGGGGCTTCGGTGGTGGGTTtcag GAGGGGCTTCAGAGTCCAGTCGAGGAATTCAGGAGTCCGGAGGGGCTTCAGGGGGTTTCGCGAGGGGCTCAGGAGGGGCTGCTGGAGGGTTTAGGAGGGGTTTCAGGAGGGGCTTCAGGAGGGGTTCAGGAGGGTTTCAGGAGGGTTTCAGGAGGGGCTTCAGGAGGGTTTCAGGAGGGTTTCAGGAGAGGCTTCAGTGGTGGTTTCAAGGAGGGGCTTCAGAGGGGCTGCTGGAGGGTTCATGGCAGGGGTTTGCAGGAGGGTTTCAGTGAGGGTTTCAGGCAGGGTTCAGGTGGGGTTTCAGGAGGGGCTTCAGGAGGGTTTCAGGAGGGTTCAGGAGAGTTTCAGGGGGTTTCAGGAGGGTTCAGGTGGTGTTCAGGAGGGCTTCAGGAGTCAGGATGCGGTTTCAGGAGTCGAGGGGCTTCAGGAGGGGTTTCAGGAGTATATTTTTCAGGAGGGGTTCAGGAGGGTTTCAGGAGGGGCTTCAGGAGTCAGGAGGAGTTTCAGGAGTCCGGAGGGCTTCAGGAGGGGTTTCAGGCAGTAGTTTCATGGAGGGGTTCAGGAGGGTTTTCAGGAGGGTTTCGGGAGGGATTTCAGGAGGGTTTCAGGAGGGGTTTCGGGTAG